In Tissierellales bacterium, a single window of DNA contains:
- a CDS encoding transketolase has translation MSKYRELENKANIMRQDIIKMLSKSQSGHPGGSLSACEILSTLYFKEMNIDSENPDWEHRDRFVLSKGHGAPVLYSALGNRGFFAKKELNNLRKLGAMLQGHPDMKGTPGVDMTTGSLGQGFSAASGMALAGKIDNKDYIVYTLLGDGEVQEGIVWETAMFAAHYNLDNLIAFLDHNGLQIDGKNSDVMDIEPIDKKFEAFGWQVLNIDGHSIEEIVKAIAKAKKTKGQPTIIIAKTTKGKGVSFMEDQVGWHGKAPSAKEAEQALRELRGDIDEKNHSN, from the coding sequence ATGAGCAAGTATAGGGAATTAGAAAATAAAGCTAATATTATGAGACAGGATATTATTAAGATGCTCAGTAAATCTCAATCAGGTCATCCTGGTGGTTCTCTGTCAGCTTGTGAGATTTTATCAACATTGTATTTTAAAGAAATGAATATAGATTCAGAAAACCCAGATTGGGAGCACAGAGATCGATTTGTTTTATCTAAAGGACATGGGGCACCTGTACTATATTCTGCATTAGGAAATAGAGGATTTTTTGCAAAGAAAGAACTGAATAACTTAAGAAAATTAGGAGCTATGTTACAAGGTCATCCAGATATGAAGGGAACTCCTGGGGTAGATATGACGACAGGATCTTTAGGACAAGGATTTTCAGCAGCAAGTGGTATGGCATTAGCTGGGAAAATAGATAATAAAGATTATATAGTATATACACTCTTGGGAGATGGAGAAGTACAGGAAGGTATTGTTTGGGAGACAGCTATGTTTGCAGCCCATTATAATTTAGATAATCTAATTGCATTTTTAGATCACAATGGTTTACAAATAGACGGTAAAAATAGTGATGTAATGGATATTGAGCCAATTGACAAAAAATTTGAAGCTTTTGGCTGGCAGGTATTAAATATAGATGGTCATTCTATAGAAGAAATAGTTAAAGCCATAGCAAAAGCTAAAAAAACTAAGGGACAACCTACAATAATAATAGCTAAAACTACAAAAGGTAAAGGTGTATCATTTATGGAAGATCAAGTTGGATGGCATGGAAAGGCTCCATCTGCTAAAGAAGCAGAACAGGCATTAAGAGAATTAAGAGGTGACATAGATGAAAAAAATCATAGCAACTAG
- a CDS encoding transketolase family protein: MKKIIATRDAYGSALMDLGHENKDIVVLDADLSGSTKTGIFAKEFPDRFFNVGIAEQNLMGTAAGLAAVGKIPFTSTFAVFATGRAYEIIRNSICYPNLNVKIAATHAGLTVGEDGATHQALEDLSLMRSLPNMTVLNPADAEETKQAIKASAEHIGPVYIRLGRSGVPTLFDEDYKFEIGKGVELVDGTDITIIATGIMVGEALKAANELNKEGISARIINISTIKPIDKDIIIKAAKETKGIITAEEHNIIGGLGSAVAEVVVENAPTKMKRIGTMDVFGESGTGTELLRKYNLTYETIVKEAKDLLK, translated from the coding sequence ATGAAAAAAATCATAGCAACTAGAGATGCATATGGTAGTGCTTTAATGGATTTAGGTCATGAAAATAAAGATATTGTAGTATTAGATGCTGATTTATCTGGTTCAACTAAGACTGGAATTTTTGCTAAAGAATTTCCAGATAGATTTTTTAATGTAGGCATTGCAGAACAGAATCTTATGGGAACTGCTGCAGGTTTAGCTGCTGTTGGGAAAATACCTTTTACAAGTACTTTTGCGGTATTTGCTACTGGAAGAGCTTATGAAATAATTAGAAACTCAATTTGTTATCCTAATTTAAATGTTAAAATAGCAGCTACTCATGCTGGATTAACAGTAGGGGAAGATGGAGCTACTCACCAAGCTTTAGAAGATTTAAGCTTAATGCGATCTTTACCAAATATGACAGTATTGAACCCGGCAGACGCAGAAGAGACAAAACAAGCTATTAAAGCATCTGCTGAACATATAGGACCAGTCTATATTAGACTTGGGAGATCTGGTGTACCAACACTATTTGATGAAGATTACAAGTTTGAAATAGGAAAGGGAGTAGAACTGGTAGATGGAACAGATATTACTATTATAGCTACAGGGATAATGGTAGGAGAAGCATTAAAAGCTGCAAATGAATTAAATAAAGAGGGTATATCAGCAAGAATTATTAATATTTCAACTATTAAACCTATAGATAAGGATATAATAATTAAAGCAGCAAAAGAAACAAAAGGTATAATAACAGCAGAAGAACATAATATAATTGGTGGCTTAGGTTCTGCGGTGGCAGAAGTAGTAGTAGAAAACGCTCCAACTAAGATGAAGAGAATAGGTACAATGGATGTATTTGGAGAGTCTGGTACAGGTACTGAACTTTTGAGAAAATATAATTTAACCTATGAAACTATAGTAAAAGAAGCTAAAGATCTATTAAAATAA